A stretch of Ischnura elegans chromosome 4, ioIscEleg1.1, whole genome shotgun sequence DNA encodes these proteins:
- the LOC124156924 gene encoding putative nuclease HARBI1 has product MDIVTRWPGSTHDARIFHNRRLKLMLERRELKGFLLGDRGYPQLPYLYTPLANPMTAPERRYNVAHIATRCIVERTFGVWKRGFPCLSMKLRTKLQTTVKIVSACAILHNIARLQRDDLPDIAVNDVPDVAANMRNRRGAAERAAFIQRHFGQV; this is encoded by the exons ATGGACATAGTAACCAGATGGCCTGGTTCCACACACGATGCCCGCATCTTTCATAACCGCAGACTGAAATTGATGCTAGAAAGAAGGGAGTTAAAAGGATTTTTGTTGGGAGACAGAGGCTACCCTCAGCTACCTTATTTATACACACCATTGGCAAATCCAATGACTGCTCCTGAAAGACG GTATAACGTGGCACACATTGCCACCAGATGTATTGTGGAAAGAACTTTCGGGGTGTGGAAGAGGGGATTCCCTTGCCTGTCCATGAAACTCAGGACAAAACTACAAACGACGGTGAAAATTGTTTCAGCTTGTGCCATCCTCCACAATATTGCTAGATTGCAAAGGGACGATTTACCAGATATTGCTGTGAATGATGTCCCTGATGTTGCAGCAAATATGAGAAACCGAAGAGGAGCTGCTGAACGCGCTGCTTTTATTCAGCGGCACTTTGGCCAGGTATGA